The following are encoded together in the Geobacter sulfurreducens PCA genome:
- a CDS encoding NeuD/PglB/VioB family sugar acetyltransferase, whose protein sequence is MMKTMDIIIPREFVSDDQYLLQKLCVVNNDFVKEGEILALIESSKSVIDVTSPADGYVYFFSDEGDIVSVGERLALLASTKEALQVEIENSNKNSQRRKESETKSEDVSLSGVRCSKKALLLMKQHNIDVGAFDGLGMVTAQDVEHYLSSREKAVKATVAPSSVNRQKIIILGGGGHSKVCIDILRQAQSFTIAGILDSIQDIGAEVLGIPVIGRDTMPELLKTRESGISLAVNGIGLIPDHRNRCKLFERLLEAGFHLPNLIHPKASIEPSAKLGEGNQIMAGAIIGSDVTVGNYCLINSGVVVSHDCIIDDHVHLAPGALLAGAVRVGRNSLIGMGVTIYAKVTIGSNVVIANGANVFHDVPDNTVVKI, encoded by the coding sequence ATGATGAAAACAATGGACATAATCATTCCCAGAGAATTTGTCAGCGACGACCAGTACCTGCTCCAGAAACTCTGTGTCGTGAACAATGACTTTGTAAAAGAAGGAGAGATACTTGCCCTGATCGAATCATCAAAATCTGTCATTGACGTTACGAGTCCGGCTGATGGCTATGTCTATTTTTTCTCTGACGAAGGAGACATTGTGAGTGTCGGCGAGAGGTTGGCCTTGCTCGCATCAACCAAGGAGGCATTACAGGTTGAAATAGAGAATTCCAACAAGAACTCTCAGCGTCGCAAGGAGAGTGAGACAAAGAGCGAGGACGTTTCATTGTCTGGCGTGAGGTGCTCCAAGAAGGCATTGCTTCTGATGAAACAGCACAATATCGATGTAGGAGCATTTGATGGTCTCGGGATGGTTACGGCGCAGGACGTAGAGCACTATCTCTCCAGCAGGGAAAAAGCCGTTAAAGCGACAGTAGCTCCATCTTCCGTAAATAGGCAGAAAATCATCATCCTTGGTGGCGGAGGACATTCAAAAGTATGCATAGACATACTGCGCCAGGCACAATCTTTCACAATCGCAGGAATTCTCGACTCTATCCAGGACATTGGCGCAGAAGTGCTGGGAATCCCGGTCATTGGAAGAGACACAATGCCGGAACTACTCAAGACCAGAGAGAGTGGCATCTCCCTTGCGGTTAACGGGATTGGACTCATTCCGGATCACCGGAACAGATGCAAGCTTTTTGAGAGGCTATTGGAGGCCGGCTTTCATCTCCCTAACCTCATACACCCCAAGGCATCAATCGAACCTTCGGCAAAACTCGGCGAAGGGAACCAGATCATGGCAGGAGCCATTATCGGGAGCGATGTCACAGTAGGAAACTACTGTCTCATAAACTCGGGAGTCGTCGTCTCGCACGACTGTATCATCGACGACCACGTCCACCTGGCCCCCGGTGCGCTGCTTGCAGGAGCAGTCAGAGTTGGAAGAAACTCTTTGATCGGCATGGGCGTTACAATCTACGCAAAAGTAACAATAGGAAGCAACGTAGTTATAGCCAACGGCGCCAACGTGTTTCACGATGTGCCGGACAACACCGTCGTCAAGATTTGA
- a CDS encoding aminotransferase class I/II-fold pyridoxal phosphate-dependent enzyme, with protein sequence MTESSAPPSFKEKLHVGRPNVGNREALLARINDMLDRRWLTNNGPFVQELEQKMSEFLGVRNCIAMCNATIALEITTRALGMSGEVIVPPFTFVATAHALQWQEITPVFCDIDPTTHHIDPKKIESMITPRTTGIVGVHLWGRPCAVNTLTEIAAKHKLKLIFDAAHAFGCSHGGRMIGGFGDAEVFSFHATKFFNTFEGGLVATDNDELAQKIRLMKNFGFEGYDNVIYIGTNGKMTEICAAMGLTNLESLDEFIQTNHTNYYRYRQGLSGLPGVSVIEYNEAERNNYQYVVLEIDEKMAGVSRDRLVEALHAKNVIARRYFYPGCHRMEPYRSYFPHSRLLLPKTERLARRVMLLPTGTAVELEHIDAICVLIKRIINGSILS encoded by the coding sequence ATGACTGAATCCAGCGCCCCCCCTTCATTCAAGGAAAAACTCCACGTTGGGCGCCCCAATGTCGGCAATCGGGAAGCACTTCTTGCCCGCATCAACGACATGCTCGACCGCCGTTGGCTCACCAATAACGGTCCTTTTGTCCAAGAGCTCGAGCAAAAAATGAGTGAGTTTCTCGGCGTTCGAAACTGCATCGCCATGTGCAATGCAACCATCGCCCTCGAGATCACCACCCGGGCACTCGGCATGAGCGGCGAGGTGATAGTGCCTCCGTTCACTTTCGTGGCGACCGCTCACGCTTTGCAATGGCAGGAGATAACCCCCGTATTCTGCGACATCGACCCGACGACCCACCATATCGATCCCAAGAAGATCGAATCAATGATCACGCCCCGCACAACCGGCATCGTCGGAGTTCATCTCTGGGGACGCCCTTGTGCAGTCAACACCCTTACGGAGATAGCAGCAAAACATAAGTTAAAACTTATCTTCGACGCGGCTCACGCTTTCGGCTGCTCGCACGGCGGCCGAATGATAGGCGGCTTCGGCGACGCAGAGGTGTTCAGCTTCCATGCCACCAAGTTCTTCAATACCTTCGAGGGGGGACTCGTCGCAACCGACAATGACGAGTTGGCCCAGAAGATCAGGCTCATGAAGAACTTCGGCTTCGAGGGTTACGACAACGTCATCTATATTGGCACCAACGGCAAAATGACGGAGATCTGCGCGGCCATGGGGCTCACGAACCTTGAAAGCCTCGACGAGTTCATCCAGACCAACCACACCAACTATTACCGTTATCGTCAGGGGCTCTCCGGGCTGCCGGGCGTGTCGGTGATTGAGTACAACGAGGCCGAACGGAACAATTATCAATACGTGGTACTGGAGATCGACGAGAAGATGGCGGGAGTATCCAGAGATCGTTTGGTAGAGGCACTCCATGCGAAAAACGTCATCGCCCGGAGGTATTTCTACCCAGGCTGCCACCGGATGGAACCGTATCGCTCGTACTTTCCACACTCACGGCTGCTCCTGCCGAAGACAGAAAGATTGGCGAGACGGGTCATGCTGCTGCCGACGGGCACGGCAGTCGAACTGGAGCATATTGATGCAATCTGCGTTCTCATAAAACGAATCATCAACGGCTCCATAC